In one window of Shewanella goraebulensis DNA:
- a CDS encoding DUF2987 domain-containing protein: MNLKKSSIIFAAMLISPSVIADSVSIPYAGFYERLKQVNKHNYQLVEVAFSVPKNKNCEMISGNITTEKNEYPLTYDKDQRLYLPYDAQLKSDRGLLNIEVTGDSSLCGVAMQVRAKSTQIKYSKEELIDVKNDMDALLDGQQGFPMKYFRKPISGLTFSFSGSELPVAVTIDGNKQVIQEQLQLTSEQLDNLQTIIFDVKPSIVSPYVM; encoded by the coding sequence ATGAATTTAAAAAAGTCGTCAATTATTTTTGCAGCAATGCTAATCAGTCCTTCTGTCATAGCTGATTCAGTTTCAATACCATACGCAGGTTTTTATGAAAGGCTAAAGCAGGTCAACAAACATAATTATCAATTAGTGGAAGTTGCTTTTAGCGTACCTAAAAATAAAAATTGTGAAATGATATCTGGCAATATTACCACCGAAAAAAATGAATACCCGCTGACTTATGATAAAGATCAGCGCTTATACCTTCCTTATGATGCACAGCTAAAATCTGATAGAGGCTTGCTAAATATTGAAGTAACAGGGGACTCGTCACTTTGTGGTGTTGCAATGCAAGTTCGTGCTAAATCCACACAAATAAAATATTCGAAAGAAGAGTTAATTGATGTCAAGAATGATATGGATGCGCTATTAGATGGCCAGCAAGGGTTTCCTATGAAATATTTTAGGAAGCCAATCTCTGGATTAACATTCAGTTTTAGTGGTTCAGAATTACCAGTCGCGGTCACCATAGATGGTAACAAGCAGGTGATACAAGAGCAGTTGCAATTAACCTCAGAACAACTTGATAATTTACAGACAATTATTTTTGATGTTAAACCAAGTATCGTCAGTCCTTATGTTATGTAG
- a CDS encoding glucosaminidase domain-containing protein, protein MRTGRVGKFTLGLGFVIISIILIRVWLVPTLEKILVSTPEIQQNEIEEKTVPNFTAINDIPTKKQVFFDYMAPAVNHQNALILKERNFLKVILANLNNQQELTEAELFKLKQLTNKYNYSVKKFDESTLAPLLIRVDTVPAKMVLIQAANETGWGSSRFAKEGNNYFGQWCFSKGCGLVPLSRKAGLNHEVASFDTPEDSIAAYMLNLNTNSAYRLLRSIRADIRSQEKEPTAEELVFGLIHYSERKDAYIDELLEMLRQNKAYLAGL, encoded by the coding sequence TTGAGAACTGGTAGAGTAGGTAAGTTTACCCTTGGTTTAGGCTTTGTAATAATCAGTATTATTTTGATTAGAGTATGGCTCGTTCCAACTTTGGAAAAGATTTTAGTTTCCACGCCTGAAATTCAGCAAAATGAGATAGAAGAAAAAACGGTTCCTAACTTCACCGCTATCAATGATATTCCAACCAAAAAACAAGTCTTTTTTGATTATATGGCTCCTGCTGTTAATCATCAAAATGCACTAATTTTGAAAGAACGCAACTTTCTAAAAGTCATTTTAGCAAACCTAAACAATCAACAAGAGTTAACAGAAGCAGAATTGTTTAAACTTAAACAGCTTACTAACAAATATAATTACTCAGTTAAAAAGTTTGATGAATCGACCTTGGCTCCTTTACTTATTAGAGTCGATACCGTCCCTGCAAAAATGGTATTGATTCAGGCAGCCAATGAAACCGGTTGGGGGAGCTCTCGCTTTGCCAAAGAAGGGAATAACTATTTCGGTCAATGGTGTTTTTCTAAAGGTTGTGGCTTAGTGCCACTTTCAAGAAAAGCAGGCTTGAATCATGAAGTTGCTTCATTTGATACGCCAGAAGATTCTATTGCAGCATACATGTTGAATTTAAATACTAATTCAGCTTATCGATTATTACGTTCTATTAGAGCTGACATTCGTTCACAAGAAAAGGAGCCGACTGCTGAAGAATTAGTATTTGGCTTAATTCATTACTCTGAACGAAAAGATGCTTATATTGACGAACTACTAGAGATGTTACGCCAAAACAAAGCGTATTTAGCAGGTTTATAA